Within Chloracidobacterium sp., the genomic segment CTAAGACCACTGACCAACCTGCGTGTCGAGGCCCTTATGACGCACTTTGCGGCTGCCGATGATCTATCACAAAATGCCTTTACCGGGTTGCAGGTCGCGAGATTCGATGAGATCGTGACGATATTTCGGACTCTTGGGTTTTCGCCCCATCTGATCGATCTCGCTAATTCGCCTGCCGCCATCGCCCATCCTTCGACCCGAAAGGATCTCGTCCGTCTCGGCGGCGTACTTTACGGATTGGGCGGTGACGTACTTCCGAAAGATATCTCTATCCCCGAGCTAAAACCCGTACTTTGTCTTACGACTGAAATTACACATTTGAAGCAAGTATCTGCCAGAGAGAGTCTGGGTTACGGGCGGCGTTTTATCACGCAGCGAGACTCGCTGATCGCGACTATCCCTGCGGGGTATGCTGATGGACTTCCTAGACAGCTTTCGGGCCGTGGACAGGTGATAATAAATGATCGATACGCACCAATAGTTGGCCGCATTTCGATGGATTGGACGATAGTCGATGTCACTGATGTCGAAGGATCGGAGATCGGCTCACCGGTCGCATTGATAGGCCGTTCGGAAAATTGTGTTATCCTCGCTGAAGACCTAGCAGTCGTGGCCGATACAATTTCGTACGAGATCACCTGCGGGATCGGCGTCCGTGTCGAACGCCGATTTGTTGGGCGGTCCGATTAGCTCA encodes:
- the alr gene encoding alanine racemase, which gives rise to MTSASEIRRPTLAITDLDALAFNYRSVRAFIGDDVRVMAVVKANAYGHGALQCSRRLETEGVEWLGVALPEEAIELRRGGIRSRILCLGGFWAGQEPALFQQNITPAISSIEQAESLNRAALDRGECINVHLKFDTGMGRIGVRWDQAAEFAKQLRPLTNLRVEALMTHFAAADDLSQNAFTGLQVARFDEIVTIFRTLGFSPHLIDLANSPAAIAHPSTRKDLVRLGGVLYGLGGDVLPKDISIPELKPVLCLTTEITHLKQVSARESLGYGRRFITQRDSLIATIPAGYADGLPRQLSGRGQVIINDRYAPIVGRISMDWTIVDVTDVEGSEIGSPVALIGRSENCVILAEDLAVVADTISYEITCGIGVRVERRFVGRSD